The DNA segment TTGTTTAATCTAAACTTAAGGTGTAAATGTATAATGGTTTAAACTTCTTTAAAATAAGTTTTAAAGTATCCGCCTACTAAGCCTGAATTATCTATAATTTGATAATATTCTTCTGTTTCGTTTACAACATCATATTGTTTACCTACTGTTAACATATCGGAAACTTTAAACTTTTGAGCATCCGTATGTACAACTTCAACTTTTTTAACTGGTTCTTTATCCTTCCAAGTTTCATGTAACATTTGAATCGACCTTTCTATTATTTATTATTTTCCAAAGTTAAAATAAATGTTAGCCCACTATTTTCAGTGATTCTTAAAGATTGTTCTCCGCCTTGATCCAATGTTTGGTACTTAATCCCTATAGATTCAAGTTGTTGCATGGCGTTTTGAAATTGCTCTTTTGATTCAGTTGCAAATTCAATTTGTTCTACAATACCATGTTCAGGCATTTTTAATTCTTCTTCAACCTCATAAATATGTAATTCTCCGCCTAGTCCACCATCACCAATACGAAATACTTGAATTGCTTTAGATTGTTCACTTGAAGGAGTATATTCAGCAAAGTGATCTAGTCCGAAGACTTGTGTAAGTATTGATTGCGTAATTAGTAATTGATTGACTTTTACTAACACTGGCCCTAGTCCCTGAACTTGATGTAACGGATTGACTGAACTTTCAAAAGAAGGCATTCCTAATGGTGCACCAGTATTGTGCTCGTTTGAAAAAATATTAAATGTTTGTCCATTTTGATCTTGAAAATTAAAATATGAATGTCCATTCAAATTTGCAATATCACTATGGTTATATTCAAGTTTATCTAAAATAGATTTATATTCAATTAAACCTTCATCACTAGGTACACGTACACTGATTTCATCTATATTATTATTTTCAATTGAATAATTTGGAATTTCAACAAAATGTAATCGCGTTCCTGAACTGAGTTCTGCATCACCAAATCGTAATGCGTTTCCCATTTCATTAACGTTGAGTCCAATTATTTCATTAAAAATCTTTTTAGTTTGGAATAAATCATTTGTACCTGTCGTAACACTTCTAAGACCATTCATGTTAATAACCCCTCTACCTATGTCTTTGCAACCATTATAACGTATTTTCGTTATTATTTATATGATGAACTCCGAAAGAAAACGACTTTATTAATTTTTGGTTTTTCGTCATTGGATATAACAACGAAATATATTAAACTGTAATTAATATAACTATAAAATGTCATTAAATAATCATTTTATGTTCAATTTAGGAGGGTGTCACATATGTCAGGTACATGGATTATATTCGCCATCACCGTACTTGTTGCAGTGTATGCAGCAATCAGTTTAATTACAAATGCCAGTAAGAAAAATAAAGGTGAAAATAATAACGAAAAGTTAGCAAAACAAAATAAAATTTACGGCATTATTTTTATTCTATTTTTAATCTTAGTTATTGTTGAAATTATAGCTTTATTAGCTAAATAAAATTTTTCGGTCATTAATAAAGAGTCTGAGACACCTATTTTTGTCTCAGACTCCTTTTTTTACCTAAATACAATCATAAAAAAACGAACTACTTTATTAGTAAATCGCTATGACTTTTAGTATTTAATTTCCTTGATATAATCATTAGAATCCTTTAAATACTCAATCAAATGCGATAAAGCTAGTCCGGTTACGATTAACATAATAAGAACTGTCTGACTGTTGCTCAATACGTCGTTGCTTGCTACTATTATACAATCTTTCAAAGTCTGCACAAGATGTATAGTACTGTCTTGTGCTATGTTTAGTAGCTCCTTTATTGTAAATAAATATAATGCTAAAGAATGTACATATTTAATACATAGTACCTAATGTATTATTTGTACAAATGCAAAAAATTATTTAATTGTTTCACACAATATTTGTAAGCTATTGTGATTACTCATAACCCTTTTTTTCTCTGTCGCTTTTTAGTTTTTCTAATCGATTACTAAAGTCTTGGAATTCTTCATCACTCAAACCTTCATCGTATTTTCCTGGAGCGGCATTTTTAATAGCCTCTCCGTCTAATATCCATTTTTCGTGTAAGGTTAAAGGTCTTTTATTATCTTTATCCATGTGTTAATCCCTCTCATCTTCTGAAATAAATAACAATGCAGATAATAGCAAAGATACTGTATAGTGTGACGATTTTTATATACGTAAAAAAATTATTTAATTTGTCTCTTTGCTTTCTAAAATGTTTATAAGCTATTTGAATTACTTATAACCCTTTTTTTCTCTGTCCCTTTTTAACTGTTCTAATTCATCTGCAAATGCTTGTATCTCTTCTTTAGTCAGTTCTTTATCGTATTTTCCTGGCTCTAATTTAGAAATAATCTCTCCGTCTATAATCCATTTTTCATGTAAGGTTAAAGGTCTTTTATTATCTTTATCCATGTGTTAATCCCTCTCATCTTCTGAAATAAATAACAATGCAGATAATAGCAAAGATACTATATAATGTGACGATTTTTATATACGTATAAAAATTATTTAATTTGTCTCTTTGCTTTCTAAAATGTTTATAAGCTATTTGAATTACTTATAACCCTTTTTTTCTCTGTCCCTTTTTAACTGTTCTAATTCATCTGCAAATGCTTGTATCTCTTCTTTAGTCAGTTCTTTATCGTATTTTCCTGGCTCTAATTTAGAAATAATCTCTCCGTCTATAATCCATTTTTCATGTAAGATTAAAGGTCTTTTATTATCTTTATCCATGTACTAATCCCTCTCATCTTTTGAAATAAATAACAATACAGATAATAGCAAAGATACACAAAATAAAACGATTTATGCATACATATAAAAATTATTTAATTTGTCTCTTTGCTTTCTACAACGATTATAAGCTAATGTTATTATTCATATCTTCTTTTTCTTCTTTCACTTTTTAAACTTTTCAAACTCATCTGCTAATGCCTGTCGCTCATCTCTAGTCATTTCTTTGGAATTATACATATTCCTTTTTTCTCTCTTACTTTTTAACATGTCTAAAAATTTAGCAAATTCTTTTACTTCTTCGTTTGTTGTTTCTCCATTGTATTTTTCAGGATTTGATTTACGTATAGCCTCGCCGTCTAAAGCTCATTTTTCATGTAAAGTTAATTGCCTATGCCTGTTCTTTTTCATGTGTTACACCCACTTATATTCTGTTAATAAGTAACACTGTAAATAATACATAGTGTTACATTTTGTACAAATACATAAAAAATATTTAATTTAATATCCTTGTTCATTTAAGGAACGATTTATCTTTTCTAGGTTTTATTGTCAAAATCTTTAGAATCATTTTACTGTTCTTTTATAAACAATTCAATAAATTTGTTCCTGACTTTTTAGAAGGAGATTTTATTTTCACAAATAAAAAGGTAACCTTCTTTCAAATAATAAGATAAATTATATCTTAAAAGAAGCGTCGGAGATTACCAGTATCACAAAGCGTGTAACCGCGCATACAATGCCGCCATACCCATAGTTCAATACTAACAGCATGTAATACCATTAAAAGCAATACAAGTGCTGAGCACGTAGGTCATTTTGATAGGAATATGACTCTAAAAATTTATACACACGTTACAGATAGTATGGCTGAAAACTTAATTTATGAATTAGAAGAATATGACGAAGAGTTTATTAATAATTACGGATATAATAATTAAAGATTAGTACAGTAATAAGTGTCTATAATTTAGGCACTTTTTTAATGAATATTAAAGAGAAATAATAATGTTATGGGGGATTTTGGGTTGCTTTTTCAAAATACACCAAAGCATAAAAACACAACGACGCTGAGCGCCGTTGTGTTTGGATTAATAAACTATTTTGTGTTGTGGATTAAGATTCTAATAATAAATCTTCAGGGTTTTCGATTAATTCTTTAATCGTTTTTAAGAATCCAACTGCTTCTTTACCATCAATGATTCTGTGATCATAGCTTAATGCGATGTACATCATTGGACGGTTTTCAATTGTATCTTTATCAACAGCAATTGGACGAGTAATGATTGAGTGCATACCTAAGATTGCTGCTTGGTTACCATTGATGATTGGTGTTGACATCATTGAACCGAAGATACCACCGTTAGTGATTGTAAATGAACCATTTACCATATCATCTAAACCAAGCTTTTTATCTCTAGCTTTAGTAGCTAAGTTAGCAATTTCATCTTCAATTTCAGCAAAGTTTTTCTTATCGCAATCTCTTACGAATGGTACAAGTAAACCATCATCTGTAGATACAGCTACACCGATATCATAGAATTGTTTAGTAATCATGTCTTCGCCGTCAATTTCAGCATTTACTTCAGGGAATTTCTTCAATGCTGCAACTGATGCTTTTGTGAAGAATGACATAAATCCAAGTTTTGTACCGTCATGATCTTTAATAAATTGTTCTTTTTTACGTTTACGTAAGTTCATAACGTTTGTCATATCTACTTCATTGAATGTAGTAAGCATTGCTGTATTATTAGATACTTCTAATAATTTTTTAGCAGCTGTCTTCTTACGACGTGACATTTTTTCTCTGATGACTG comes from the Staphylococcus hsinchuensis genome and includes:
- a CDS encoding DUF6501 family protein, which gives rise to MLHETWKDKEPVKKVEVVHTDAQKFKVSDMLTVGKQYDVVNETEEYYQIIDNSGLVGGYFKTYFKEV
- a CDS encoding VOC family protein, whose translation is MNGLRSVTTGTNDLFQTKKIFNEIIGLNVNEMGNALRFGDAELSSGTRLHFVEIPNYSIENNNIDEISVRVPSDEGLIEYKSILDKLEYNHSDIANLNGHSYFNFQDQNGQTFNIFSNEHNTGAPLGMPSFESSVNPLHQVQGLGPVLVKVNQLLITQSILTQVFGLDHFAEYTPSSEQSKAIQVFRIGDGGLGGELHIYEVEEELKMPEHGIVEQIEFATESKEQFQNAMQQLESIGIKYQTLDQGGEQSLRITENSGLTFILTLENNK
- a CDS encoding Mid2-like cell wall stress sensor domain protein, giving the protein MSGTWIIFAITVLVAVYAAISLITNASKKNKGENNNEKLAKQNKIYGIIFILFLILVIVEIIALLAK
- the sucB gene encoding dihydrolipoyllysine-residue succinyltransferase, with the protein product MPEVKVPELAESITEGTVAEWLKQVGDSVDKGEAILELETDKVNVEVVSEDAGVLQEQLAEEGDTVEVGQAVAKVGEGSGNNSESSSSQDDSKEESKQQDSKQESSSDSQQSESKSDSSSSDDSNNQRINATPSARRYAREKGIDLSEIAPQTNDIVRKEHVDQNQSQQQSSQSSSSKEEPKQSAPQKPSKPVIREKMSRRKKTAAKKLLEVSNNTAMLTTFNEVDMTNVMNLRKRKKEQFIKDHDGTKLGFMSFFTKASVAALKKFPEVNAEIDGEDMITKQFYDIGVAVSTDDGLLVPFVRDCDKKNFAEIEDEIANLATKARDKKLGLDDMVNGSFTITNGGIFGSMMSTPIINGNQAAILGMHSIITRPIAVDKDTIENRPMMYIALSYDHRIIDGKEAVGFLKTIKELIENPEDLLLES